One genomic segment of Tubulanus polymorphus chromosome 4, tnTubPoly1.2, whole genome shotgun sequence includes these proteins:
- the LOC141903135 gene encoding FAD-dependent oxidoreductase domain-containing protein 2-like encodes MSNIFQVFLLISSWLLATVSPSRYWEYCVIGAGPAGLQLGHYLQKANRDYMLFERGNSSGTFFSTYPRHNKLISINKRHTGKTNKEFNLRHDWNSLLSDDESLLFRHYSKEFFPDKSVMIQYLKDYQQKLGIKVQHNTDVSNIAMLPAPSPNAPSLLSFNDQHGNNYSCKTIVVATGLSKPNIPKFQGVEYTVGYEDVSINPDEFEGKSVLILGRGNSAFETADSILGATNYIHMLSRSRVRLAWSTHYVGDLRAVNNGLLDTYQLKSLDGILEAPVEDLVVFKHKDGYLYVTDVNIGTESISKFDNNPLRDHYDVIVRCLGFQFDKSIFSNQTKFSLGKGKLKKYPAMKPNFESVNIPNVFIAGTISHGLDHRKSAGGFIHGFRYTARTLFHILEWKNHQVPWPSVTGQQFDLLNYVIKRINEASGIYQMFQMLADVIILKDDNQFVYLEEYPLELVPSIPNVTGHDAEQVIVVVMEYGKNFSGPGKDVFKQDRAIGDPHRSFQSNFLHPVFYYYKTLPTEEDMKNRAKKQTLPTPDREHHILEDFLTKWTGQEEHLVPLRRFFEYAMNTDLREFFGESCMTLLMTGENLPAGCMPYIRGNGLIGESEEVTFAKNAGMLTNFVLKLPEFFG; translated from the exons ATGTCCAATATTTTCCAAGTCTTCCTACTAATTTCATCATGGCTGCTGGCGACCGTCAGCCCGTCTCGGTACTGGGAATACTGCGTGATAGGAGCCGGGCCCGCCGGCCTACAACTCGGTCATTATCTACAGAAAGCTAACAGAGATTATATGTTATTCGAACGCGGCAATTCTTCAG GTACATTTTTCAGCACGTATCCTCGCCACAACAAGTTGATAAGTATTAATAAACGTCACACTGGAAAAACTAACAAAGAATTCAATTTGAGACATGACTGGAACTCGCTGTTGAGCGACGACGAATCTTTGCTGTTTCGTCATTACTCGAAAGAGTTCTTTCCCGACAAGTCTGTGATGATTCAGTATTTAAAAGACTATCAACAAAAATTGGGCATCAAAGTCCAGCATAATACGGATGTGAGCAATATCGCGATGCTGCCGGCACCGAGTCCGAATGCTCCTAGTTTGCTGTCATTCAACGACCAACACGGCAACAACTACTCATGCAA GACGATAGTTGTCGCCACCGGCTTGTCAAAACCAAACATTCCAAAATTCCAAGGAGTTGAATATACGGTTGGTTACGAAGATGTGTCGATCAATCCAGATGAATTCGAAGGAAAATCCGTACTGATATTAG GTCGAGGGAATTCTGCTTTTGAAACTGCTGACTCAATCCTTGGTGCGACTAATTATATTCACATGTTAAGCAGGTCGAGGGTGCGACTGGCATGGTCCACTCATTACGTAGGTGACTTGCG GGCCGTGAATAATGGACTACTCGATACGTATCAACTCAAGTCATTAGACGGTATTTTAGAGGCTCCCGTCGAAGATCTCGTTGTTTTCAAGCACAAAGACGGTTATTTATACGTGACGGATGTGAATATCGGCACTGAATCGATATCAAAATTCGACAACAACCCTCTGCGTGACCATTACGACGTTATAGTACGTTGTCTGGGCTTCCAATTCGATAAAAGTATATTCAGCAA CCAAACGAAGTTTTCATTGGGAAAAGGCAAACTGAAGAAGTATCCAGCGATGAAACCAAATTTTGAATCGGTCAACATACCAAACGTCTTCATAGCCGGGACCATATCGCATGGTCTTGATCACCGTAAATCAGCCGGAGGTTTTATCCACGGTTTCCGTTACACAG CCAGAACGTTGTTCCATATCCTAGAGTGGAAGAATCATCAGGTTCCATGGCCGTCTGTGACTGGACAACAGTTCGATCTGCTGAACTACGTCATCAAAAGGATAAATGAAGCTTCAGGGATTTATCAAATGTTCCAAATGCTCGCAGACGTTATTATATTGAAGGA CGACAACCAGTTTGTATACCTTGAAGAGTATCCTTTAGAACTGGTTCCGTCTATACCGAATGTGACGGGCCACGACGCCGAACAAGTGATCGTCGTCGTGATGGAATATGGAAAGAATTTCTCCGGCCCGGGAAAAGACGTTTTCAAACAGGATCGAGCAATCGGTGACCCACATCGCAGCTTCCAGTCTAATTTCCTCCATCCAGTTTTTTATTACTACAAAACATTACCCACAG aagaagatatgaaaaatcgtGCTAAAAAACAAACACTGCCAACACCGGACCGAGAGCATCATATTCTAGAAGACTTTTTAACCAAGTGGACCGGACAAGAAGAACATCTCGTACCGTTGCGACGTTTCTTCGAGTACGCCATGAACACCGACTTGCGAGAATTTTTCGGCGAATCCTGCATGACATTGTTGATGACCGGCGAAAATCTACCGGCAGGCTGCATGCCGTATATTCGCGGAAATGGTCTTATCGGCGAGTCAGAAGAAGTAACATTCGCCAAGAATGCCGGCATGTTGACGAATTTCGTATTGAAACTACCTGAATTTTTCGGATAA